A stretch of the Lolium perenne isolate Kyuss_39 chromosome 3, Kyuss_2.0, whole genome shotgun sequence genome encodes the following:
- the LOC139838193 gene encoding uncharacterized protein produces the protein MSGDRRTAPTPPPLNQQRTSQTPPPADQRRRSLSRGRSRARHGGGEVVVQREVIREVGGGGGSGAGLVFPMLKRGGYTNWAMVMEVNMQAASLWDAIEDVAISRREDKQALAALLRSTPEEMHPMLISKGSARAAWEAIRVQHQGTDRVRDTRVRRLRTEFETISFNQGERVEDFGLRISNLAATMRSLGDACDEEKVVRKFLSVVPKSFVQIAFSMETLMDPATLTVEEVVGHLRAVEERLEGDQTDSGGQLLLTEQQWEEKRKQNRSGGRDRGVNNAPRKTGSPQTKTPVQGGEAADEDRDKCRYCKKKGHWARDCRKKKRDEAAKAAHLVQEDDGDHSVFMATVIELDSAVTEVVASGKAVVPAATAVAAAPMGEQVFLNEERARVELRRDSGDLDASWYLDTGASNHMTGEEDVFSELDKRITGKVRFGDGSVVDIHGRGTVLFAIDDERHRALTAVYWIPKLKSNIVSIG, from the coding sequence ATGTCAGGTGACCGGCGCACGGCTCCGACTCCACCTCCACTGAATCAGCAGCGCACGTCGCAGACCCCTCCTCCGGCAGATCAGCGACGGCGATCGCTGAGCCGGGGACGGAGCCGGGCTCGGCATGGCGGCGGGGAGGTCGTCGTCCAACGGGAGGTGATCCGGGaggtgggtggcggcggcggcagcggcgcggGCCTCGTCTTCCCGATGCTCAAGCGCGGCGGCTACACCAACTGGGCCATGGTCATGGAGGTAAACATGCAGGCAGCCTCACTCTGGGACGCGATCGAGGACGTCGCCATCTCGCGCCGGGAGGACAAGCAGGCCCTGGCGGCGCTGCTGCGCTCCACCCCGGAGGAGATGCACCCAATGCTGATAAGCAAAGGCTCCGCGAGGGCCGCGTGGGAGGCCATACGGGTGCAGCACCAAGGAACCGACCGCGTGCGTGACACGCGCGTGCGGCGGTTGAGGACGGAGTTCGAGACGATCTCCTTCAACCAAGGGGAACGCGTCGAGGACTTCGGCCTCCGCATCTCCAATCTCGCCGCCACCATGCGGTCACTTGGCGACGCCTGCGACGAGGAGAAGGTAGTCAGAAAGTTTCTGTCTGTCGTTCCCAAAAGCTTCGTGCAGATTGCCTTCAGCATGGAGACGCTCATGGATCCAGCGACCCTCACTGTCGAGGAGGTCGTTGGCCACCTGCGCGCCGTAGAGGAACGTCTGGAAGGAGACCAGACCGACTCCGGCGGACAACTCCTGCTCACTGAACAACAgtgggaggagaagaggaagcagAATCGGAGCGGTGGCCGTGATCGCGGCGTGAACAACGCGCCTCGCAAGACCGGGTCGCCGCAGACCAAAACCCCAGTCCAGGGCGGGGAAGCCGCCGATGAGGATCGGGACAAGTGCCGCTACTGCAAGAAGAAGGGGCATTGGGCTCGTGATTGCCGGAAGAAAAAACGTGATGAGGCCGCCAAGGCCGCCCACCTCGTGCAGGAAGACGACGGCGATCATAGCGTCTTCATGGCCACTGTGATCGAGCTCGACTCTGCCGTCACCGAGGTCGTGGCATCAGGAAAGGCTGTGGTGCCCGCGGCAACAGCCGTGGCCGCCGCGCCCATGGGGGAGCAAGTCTTCCTCAATGAGGAGCGGGCGCGAGTCGAACTTCGCCGCGATTCGGGCGACCTCGACGCCTCGTGGTACCTCGATACGGGAGCTTCGAATCACATGACAGGCGAAGAGGATGTCTTCTCCGAGCTGGACAAGCGCATCACCGGCAAGGTGCGTTTTGGCGACGGTTCCGTCGTCGACATCCACGGGCGCGGCACAGTGCTCTTTGCCATCGATGACGAGCGACACCGGGCGCTCACCGCGGTCTACTGGATTCCCAAGCTGAAGTCCAATATCGTGAGCATCGGGTAG